Proteins encoded together in one Urocitellus parryii isolate mUroPar1 chromosome 3, mUroPar1.hap1, whole genome shotgun sequence window:
- the LOC144253630 gene encoding olfactory receptor 7A40-like: protein MESKNNTLIPQFLLLGISEDPILQPFLFGLFLFMYLVTVLGNLLIIMATISDSHLHTPMYFFLSNLSFADIGLTTTSIPKMLVNIQTHSKAITYAGCLTQIYIFILFCVLDNFLLAVMAYDQYVAICHPLHYMVIMNHWLCGWLVLACWVTTVLNSLLETLMALRLSFCTDVEIPHFMCELNQLVQLSCSNTFPNVMVMYFAAVLLGGGPLAGILYSYSKIVSSIRAISSAQGKYKAFSTCASHLSVVSLFYSTLLGVYLSSSITQNSQSMARASVMYTVVTPMLNPFIYSLRNKDIMGALRRLFRGKP, encoded by the coding sequence ATGGAATCCAAGAACAACACACTCATTCCacaatttcttcttctgggaatTTCAGAGGACCCTATATTGCAACCCTTCCTCTTTGGGCTGTTTCTGTTTATGTACCtggtcactgtgctggggaacctgctcatcatcatggccaccatctcagactcgcacctgcacacgcccatgtacttcttcctctccaacctgtcctttgcAGACATCGGCTTGACCACAACAAGcatccccaagatgctggtgaacatccagacaCACAGCAAGGCCATCACCTATGCGGGCTGCCTCACCCAGATATACATTTTCATACTCTTTTGTGTTTTGGACAACTTCCTCCTggctgtgatggcctatgaccagTATGTGGCCATATGTCACCCCTTGCACTACATGGTCATCATGAACCATTGGCTCTGTGGATGGCTGGTGTTGGCTTGCTGGGTCACAACTGTTCTCAATTCTTTGTTAGAAACTTTAATGGCCTTGAGGCTGTCCTTCTGCACAGATGTGGAGATCCCACATTTTATGTGTGAACTCAACCAGCTGGTCCAACTTTCCTGTTCTAACACCTTCCCCAATGTCATGGTGATGTATTTTGCAGCAGTGTTGCTGGGAGGTGGCCCCCTGGCTGGCATCCTATACTCCTACTCCAAAATCGTGTCCTCCATCCGTGCCATCTCCTCAGCTCAgggcaagtacaaagccttctccacttGTGCATCTCACCTCTCTGTGGTCTCCCTGTTCTACTCTACACTCTTGGGGGTGTACCTCAGCTCTTCTATTACCCAGAACTCACAATCCATGGCAAGAGCCTCggtgatgtacactgtggtcacccccatgctgaaccccttcatctacagtctgaggaacaaggacatcATGGGAGCTCTGAGGAGACTCTTCCGAGGGAAGCCGTAG